A section of the Hippea sp. KM1 genome encodes:
- the metG gene encoding methionine--tRNA ligase — translation MKKYYITTPIYYVNDVPHIGHSYTTLAADTLARYKRLLGEDVFFLTGTDEHGQKIQKAAKAANTTPKQLADRVVENFKKLWKRLDITNDFFVRTTDDYHERCVQEAFEYIYKKGDIYKGEYEGWYCIPCESYYSEIEIGEDRTCPVCGRKLDLVKEESYFFRLSAYQDRLLEFYEANPDFVIPQTRYNEIKSFVKMGLKDLSITRTSFDWGVPVPFDDKHVIYVWFDALLNYVSAIGCRKGEFDSIWPADVHFVGKDILRFHAVYWPAFLMALDLPLPKHVVAHGWWTVDGKKMSKSLGNVVDPNRMIEKYPRDAYRYFLLRNVPFGLDGDFSEKELIDRINSDLVNDFGNLLNRSLTMMEKYAKGHIKRPSAINDDSLSILAKDTFKRVEEALKVFRFDEALIAIFEFIRSANKYITQKEPWSLKKQGKQDELDEVLYNLYASLKFISGIISPFLPDAAEKMQQMLGLEKDKTMEFYLEFYNVEEARVQRMGMLFERIEEKKEEEKENQIDKRISIDEFFKVDLRVVKVLEAENVEKSKKLLKLKIDIGEDKPRTLVAGLKEFYKPEELVGRLIVVVANLKPAKLMGIESNGMLLAAKDDKGRPAILSPIEDVKPGSKIS, via the coding sequence ATGAAGAAGTATTACATAACGACGCCCATCTATTATGTGAACGATGTGCCGCACATAGGACACTCTTATACGACATTGGCCGCCGATACGCTGGCAAGGTATAAGAGGCTGTTGGGCGAGGATGTATTTTTTCTAACAGGCACAGATGAACACGGCCAGAAGATCCAGAAGGCCGCTAAGGCCGCAAACACAACACCGAAGCAGTTGGCAGATAGGGTTGTGGAGAACTTCAAGAAGCTATGGAAGAGGCTTGATATAACAAACGACTTCTTTGTTAGAACCACCGACGACTATCATGAAAGGTGTGTTCAGGAAGCCTTTGAATATATTTATAAGAAGGGCGATATATACAAGGGTGAGTATGAGGGGTGGTATTGCATACCCTGTGAGAGCTATTATTCAGAGATCGAGATAGGAGAGGATAGAACATGTCCGGTTTGTGGCAGGAAGCTGGATCTTGTAAAGGAGGAGAGCTATTTCTTTAGGCTTTCTGCTTATCAGGATAGGTTGCTTGAGTTCTATGAAGCCAACCCCGATTTTGTCATACCGCAGACACGCTATAACGAGATTAAGAGCTTTGTCAAGATGGGGTTGAAGGATCTAAGCATCACAAGAACCTCGTTTGATTGGGGTGTTCCTGTTCCGTTTGACGATAAGCATGTTATATATGTTTGGTTTGACGCTCTGCTTAACTATGTTAGTGCTATAGGCTGCAGAAAGGGTGAGTTTGACAGTATCTGGCCGGCCGATGTTCACTTTGTCGGCAAGGATATATTGAGATTCCACGCCGTTTACTGGCCTGCGTTTTTGATGGCTCTCGATCTGCCACTGCCCAAACATGTTGTGGCCCATGGCTGGTGGACGGTTGATGGTAAGAAGATGAGTAAATCCTTGGGTAATGTGGTGGATCCGAACCGGATGATAGAGAAATACCCCAGGGATGCATACAGGTATTTCTTGCTGAGGAATGTGCCGTTTGGTCTTGATGGTGATTTTTCTGAGAAGGAGCTTATAGATAGGATAAATTCGGACCTCGTAAACGACTTCGGTAATCTTTTAAACAGAAGCCTGACAATGATGGAGAAATATGCCAAAGGCCACATAAAGAGGCCTTCTGCCATAAATGACGACAGCTTAAGCATCCTTGCCAAGGACACCTTTAAAAGGGTTGAGGAGGCCCTCAAGGTATTCAGGTTTGATGAGGCCTTGATAGCTATATTTGAGTTTATCAGGAGTGCAAATAAATACATTACACAGAAGGAGCCCTGGAGCTTGAAAAAACAGGGCAAACAGGATGAGTTAGATGAGGTTTTGTATAACCTCTATGCCTCGCTTAAGTTTATAAGCGGCATTATCTCTCCGTTCTTGCCCGATGCGGCAGAGAAGATGCAGCAGATGCTTGGCCTTGAAAAAGACAAGACGATGGAGTTTTATTTAGAGTTTTACAATGTCGAGGAGGCCAGGGTTCAGAGGATGGGAATGCTCTTTGAGAGAATTGAGGAGAAGAAGGAAGAAGAGAAAGAGAATCAGATTGATAAGCGCATAAGCATAGATGAGTTTTTTAAGGTTGATTTGAGGGTAGTCAAGGTTCTTGAGGCAGAAAATGTTGAAAAATCAAAGAAATTGCTTAAACTTAAGATTGATATAGGCGAGGATAAACCGAGAACCCTGGTAGCTGGCTTAAAGGAGTTTTATAAGCCGGAGGAGCTTGTGGGAAGGTTGATAGTTGTGGTGGCGAACCTAAAGCCAGCCAAATTGATGGGTATTGAGTCCAACGGCATGCTATTGGCAGCCAAAGACGACAAAGGCAGACCGGCGATCCTTTCGCCCATTGAGGATGTAAAACCCGGCTCAAAGATTAGCTAA
- a CDS encoding branched-chain amino acid ABC transporter permease: MEIFFQQLVNGLTIGSIYALVALGYTMVYGVLKLINFAHGDLVALSAYIGLVIMMQLAGALSPAFLIITTFIATMVIISIAGVILERTAYRPLRKAPRLSAVVSALGASLVIENGIMLIWGPMPKIFPASVVPNVNYNIGGVYISLMQVLVLIISFVLMVALYFFVNRTKLGTAMRACAIDQDAARLMGIDVNRVIVTTFIIGSSLGAVGGLFIGMYYRGIYFNMGWIYGLNAFVAAIIGGIGNIPGAMLGGILLGVFNAFISGYLSSSWSLALTYVLLIVIMIIRPTGILGERVAEKV; encoded by the coding sequence ATGGAGATTTTCTTTCAGCAGTTAGTTAACGGCCTAACGATCGGCAGCATCTATGCTCTTGTTGCCCTCGGCTATACCATGGTTTACGGCGTCTTGAAGTTGATAAACTTCGCCCACGGTGATTTAGTGGCTCTAAGCGCCTACATCGGGCTTGTTATTATGATGCAGCTGGCAGGGGCTCTCTCCCCTGCCTTTTTGATTATCACAACATTCATAGCCACCATGGTAATAATATCCATAGCAGGCGTGATATTGGAAAGAACGGCTTACAGGCCCTTGCGTAAAGCACCAAGACTCAGCGCCGTTGTCTCTGCTTTGGGTGCTTCCTTAGTCATCGAAAACGGCATCATGCTCATCTGGGGGCCAATGCCCAAGATATTCCCTGCAAGCGTTGTTCCGAATGTCAACTACAACATAGGGGGCGTTTATATCAGCTTGATGCAGGTATTGGTTCTTATAATATCGTTCGTTTTGATGGTTGCTCTCTATTTCTTTGTCAACAGAACAAAGTTAGGAACGGCCATGAGGGCATGTGCAATAGATCAAGACGCCGCAAGGCTAATGGGCATAGATGTAAACAGGGTTATCGTTACGACATTCATAATAGGTTCATCCTTGGGAGCCGTCGGTGGATTGTTCATAGGCATGTATTACAGGGGCATATACTTCAACATGGGTTGGATTTACGGACTTAACGCCTTCGTTGCGGCCATCATAGGCGGAATCGGAAACATACCCGGCGCAATGTTGGGCGGAATACTGCTGGGTGTATTCAACGCATTCATATCTGGATACCTGTCCAGCAGCTGGTCCTTAGCCCTAACATATGTGCTTCTGATTGTTATCATGATAATAAGACCCACAGGAATCCTTGGAGAAAGGGTTGCGGAGAAAGTATGA
- a CDS encoding ABC transporter ATP-binding protein — protein sequence MSEKILVVENLVVSYGSIEAVKGISFEVDKGELVSILGANGAGKTTTLRTISGLLKAKSGSIRYKGLELTSMPAHKIVGLGISQSPEGRRVFGTLTVEENLKLGAYTKAKINTATLEWIYELFPRLKERKSQLAGTLSGGEQQMLAIGRALMSEPEVLLLDEPSLGLAPVLVKAIFETIKQIKEEGTTILLVEQNAKAALKLADRAYVLEVGKIVMEGTSEELMNSPKIQEAYLGKKK from the coding sequence ATGAGTGAAAAAATACTTGTCGTCGAGAATCTGGTCGTATCATACGGAAGCATAGAGGCTGTAAAGGGCATCTCCTTTGAGGTGGACAAGGGCGAGCTTGTCAGTATCCTTGGTGCAAACGGCGCAGGCAAAACAACCACCCTAAGAACAATAAGCGGGCTATTGAAGGCAAAATCCGGCAGCATCAGATACAAGGGATTAGAGCTAACCTCCATGCCCGCACACAAAATAGTGGGATTGGGGATCAGCCAGTCGCCTGAGGGCAGAAGGGTATTTGGCACGCTAACCGTTGAGGAGAACCTAAAGCTTGGAGCCTATACCAAGGCCAAGATAAATACGGCAACGCTTGAGTGGATCTATGAGCTATTCCCCCGCCTAAAGGAGAGGAAAAGTCAGCTTGCAGGCACACTCTCAGGCGGCGAGCAGCAGATGCTGGCCATTGGAAGGGCATTGATGAGCGAGCCTGAGGTATTACTGCTTGACGAGCCGAGTCTGGGTTTAGCACCCGTACTGGTTAAAGCTATATTTGAGACGATCAAGCAGATCAAAGAGGAAGGCACAACCATCCTGCTGGTCGAGCAGAACGCCAAGGCGGCCTTGAAGCTGGCCGATAGGGCTTATGTGCTTGAGGTGGGTAAGATCGTCATGGAAGGAACATCCGAGGAGCTTATGAACTCACCAAAAATTCAGGAAGCCTATTTAGGAAAGAAAAAGTAA
- a CDS encoding ABC transporter ATP-binding protein, translating to MALLQLEGVTKIFGGLVAVDSLDISIDEGMVYGIIGPNGAGKTTVFNCITGVYKPEKGKIIFKGKNITGLSPHRIANMGIVRTFQTIRLFGDMSVAENIMSGRHFRSRQKWWHGIIHTPFYYKDEKENWLKVKEFMDLFGLTHLAKMPAASQPYGIQRKIEMARALATEPELLILDEPAAGLNDKERLELVDTIRKIKEMGITVLLIGHNMDLVMSITEYISVLSFGKKIAEGKPEEIQNNPIVIEAYLGKEDEDE from the coding sequence ATGGCACTACTACAGTTAGAAGGTGTAACGAAGATATTTGGTGGACTTGTCGCTGTTGATTCCTTAGACATATCCATAGACGAGGGCATGGTCTATGGCATCATAGGACCAAACGGCGCCGGAAAAACAACCGTGTTTAACTGCATAACCGGTGTTTACAAGCCGGAAAAGGGCAAGATCATCTTCAAGGGCAAAAACATAACAGGCCTATCTCCGCACAGGATAGCAAACATGGGCATAGTCAGGACATTCCAGACCATCAGGCTCTTTGGCGACATGAGCGTAGCAGAGAACATCATGTCGGGCAGACACTTCAGAAGCAGGCAAAAGTGGTGGCACGGCATCATCCATACACCGTTCTATTACAAGGACGAAAAGGAAAATTGGCTAAAGGTAAAGGAGTTCATGGATCTGTTTGGCCTAACACACCTTGCTAAGATGCCCGCAGCAAGCCAGCCATACGGCATACAGAGGAAGATCGAGATGGCAAGGGCTTTAGCGACAGAGCCTGAGCTGTTGATACTGGATGAGCCTGCTGCCGGATTGAACGACAAGGAGCGCTTAGAGCTTGTTGATACAATCAGAAAGATCAAGGAGATGGGCATAACGGTCTTGTTGATCGGGCACAACATGGACCTTGTCATGAGCATAACCGAATACATTAGCGTCTTGAGCTTCGGCAAGAAGATCGCCGAGGGTAAGCCAGAAGAGATACAAAATAACCCCATAGTCATCGAAGCCTACTTAGGGAAAGAGGATGAAGATGAGTGA
- the rsmA gene encoding 16S rRNA (adenine(1518)-N(6)/adenine(1519)-N(6))-dimethyltransferase RsmA translates to MEAKKQLGQHFLINKGVAHKISQRLTNAELIVEIGGGRGALTEELAKLKKTVVVVEFDRQLALFLKERFKNEGNVYIVLGDGRDTKLKKNAWVCGNLPYNVSKPIIKNFVMQKELIERMVFMVQKEVAEVICAKASTPSFNKFSVLSQLFYHTQRLFDVKPGSFSPKPKVNSTVVEFRRKEHLPDIDKSFFSFLNQLFYFPRKTVKNNLRIELDDEVARKRPSDLTIEEMIGIWSEKWQNS, encoded by the coding sequence ATGGAAGCAAAAAAACAGTTAGGGCAACACTTTCTAATAAACAAGGGAGTTGCCCATAAAATATCACAGCGGCTTACTAATGCAGAACTGATTGTTGAAATCGGAGGAGGAAGGGGGGCGCTTACCGAGGAGTTAGCAAAACTCAAAAAAACCGTTGTGGTTGTGGAGTTCGATAGGCAGCTTGCCCTCTTTTTAAAGGAGAGATTCAAAAACGAGGGTAATGTTTATATCGTATTGGGGGATGGAAGGGATACGAAGCTAAAGAAAAACGCCTGGGTTTGCGGCAATTTACCCTATAATGTCTCCAAACCCATAATAAAGAATTTCGTTATGCAGAAGGAATTAATAGAGAGAATGGTTTTTATGGTTCAAAAAGAGGTGGCAGAGGTTATCTGCGCAAAAGCATCAACCCCGTCTTTTAACAAGTTTTCCGTTCTAAGTCAGCTATTCTATCACACACAAAGGCTATTCGATGTAAAACCCGGCTCGTTTAGCCCAAAACCGAAGGTTAACTCAACCGTTGTGGAATTCAGAAGGAAGGAGCATCTGCCCGATATAGACAAATCGTTCTTTTCGTTTTTAAATCAACTCTTTTACTTTCCCAGAAAGACGGTAAAGAACAACTTAAGGATAGAGTTGGACGATGAGGTCGCAAGAAAAAGACCGTCCGATTTAACCATTGAAGAAATGATAGGGATTTGGAGTGAAAAATGGCAGAATTCGTAA
- a CDS encoding branched-chain amino acid ABC transporter permease: MDTKKIVSYGVFFAALIVVPFIFNSNWVSVFTTFLIYSVVALSQDIVLGRAGMFDMGHAIFFGLGAYSTAILNMVYGWPILATIPIAIILPVIASILLAAPIIHLRGDYLLVTTIGFNIVFTQALKNNVFGITGGPNGIFGVEPLKLLSFSFSSQTSVYFLAFFILILTLIIIHNLETSKPGRALHYLNEDSLASECIGINTRFYRLYAFGLSAAIAGLAGVVFTLQFSAVSPDAFDFLQSVLFFTIVLVGGPSSIPGVLLGTFFMFVVPEMFRQFAEARYLVFGIAMILIMIFRPKGIWPVKFGKIPNYITKE, from the coding sequence ATGGATACAAAAAAGATTGTCTCTTACGGTGTCTTCTTTGCTGCATTAATTGTCGTGCCTTTTATATTCAACTCCAACTGGGTATCCGTTTTTACAACATTCCTCATATACTCCGTTGTGGCTCTGAGTCAGGATATAGTGCTTGGCAGGGCTGGCATGTTTGACATGGGTCATGCCATATTCTTTGGACTTGGAGCATATTCAACGGCTATTCTGAATATGGTTTACGGCTGGCCTATACTGGCAACAATACCGATAGCCATCATCCTGCCGGTTATTGCCAGCATATTGCTTGCCGCACCGATTATACACCTGCGAGGTGATTACCTGCTTGTTACAACAATCGGCTTCAACATCGTTTTTACACAGGCTCTAAAAAACAATGTGTTTGGCATAACCGGAGGGCCAAACGGTATTTTCGGTGTTGAGCCGCTAAAGCTATTGAGCTTTTCCTTCTCATCTCAGACCTCGGTCTATTTCTTGGCATTCTTTATCCTTATCCTTACACTCATAATAATACACAATTTAGAAACCAGCAAACCGGGTAGAGCTCTTCACTATCTAAACGAAGACTCCCTTGCAAGTGAGTGTATAGGCATAAATACGAGATTTTACAGGCTTTATGCCTTTGGATTATCCGCAGCCATAGCCGGTCTTGCGGGTGTTGTATTTACGCTGCAGTTTTCTGCTGTCAGCCCCGATGCCTTTGATTTCTTGCAATCCGTTCTATTCTTCACAATAGTCCTGGTCGGAGGCCCATCCTCTATACCGGGTGTTCTTCTTGGAACATTCTTCATGTTTGTTGTGCCTGAGATGTTCAGACAGTTTGCCGAGGCCAGATACCTGGTCTTTGGTATAGCGATGATATTGATTATGATATTCAGGCCAAAAGGCATATGGCCTGTAAAGTTTGGCAAAATTCCAAATTACATAACCAAGGAATGA
- a CDS encoding RNA-binding S4 domain-containing protein has protein sequence MRLDQFLKETRIIKRRTLAKQMCDDGFVMVNSKKAKASYEPKEGDVIEIYFKQKKARYRVESIPQKGTKKAEAINYYTMLGEEYYE, from the coding sequence ATGAGGCTGGATCAATTCCTCAAAGAGACAAGGATAATAAAGAGGCGCACGCTGGCAAAGCAGATGTGCGACGACGGCTTTGTTATGGTAAACTCAAAGAAGGCCAAGGCCTCGTATGAGCCCAAAGAGGGCGATGTGATCGAGATATACTTCAAACAGAAGAAGGCAAGATACAGGGTTGAGTCCATCCCGCAGAAGGGCACAAAAAAGGCAGAGGCAATAAATTACTATACCATGTTGGGTGAGGAGTATTATGAGTGA
- a CDS encoding 3'-5' exoribonuclease YhaM family protein, giving the protein MYDCIEAIKQRKLKKIEGETFLVSEKHILKARNGDEYVGLKLKDKTGIIDAKIWNNLLHLKDRFEAGDFVKIKGESNYYNDNWQVIIKDLERLDEKEVDKSAFLPSTKRDINKLQEELLGLIDSVKHTGLKKVLEEVFLKDDFLERFSKAPAAKTMHHAYVGGLIEHTVSVGKIASELAKDYDGVDRDLLVSCALLHDIGKVYELDATTFNYTTEGKLIGHIIIGYTIVQNVIERLNVLSQEKKLNLLHCILAHHGEYEYGSPKKPKTREAVLINMIDMMDSRMQPVLDAKIDDSTGWSEMIKIIGKSIYAPKKAPKELL; this is encoded by the coding sequence ATGTATGACTGCATTGAGGCGATAAAGCAGAGAAAGCTAAAAAAGATAGAGGGAGAGACCTTTTTGGTCTCTGAAAAACACATACTCAAGGCAAGAAACGGTGATGAGTATGTGGGGCTTAAGCTAAAGGACAAAACGGGTATAATCGATGCCAAGATTTGGAATAACCTACTGCATCTGAAGGATAGGTTCGAGGCAGGCGATTTTGTTAAGATAAAGGGCGAGAGCAACTATTACAACGACAACTGGCAGGTGATTATAAAGGACCTTGAGAGGCTGGATGAGAAGGAGGTGGACAAAAGCGCCTTTTTGCCTTCAACCAAAAGGGATATAAACAAGCTTCAAGAGGAGCTTTTAGGTCTAATCGATAGCGTTAAGCATACAGGGCTTAAGAAGGTGCTTGAGGAGGTCTTTCTGAAGGACGATTTTTTAGAGCGATTCAGCAAGGCGCCAGCGGCAAAGACCATGCACCATGCTTATGTTGGCGGGCTTATTGAGCATACCGTTTCTGTGGGCAAGATTGCCTCAGAGCTTGCTAAGGATTACGATGGAGTGGATAGGGATTTGTTGGTAAGTTGTGCGCTGCTGCACGATATAGGCAAGGTTTATGAGCTTGATGCAACCACATTCAACTATACAACGGAGGGCAAGCTCATCGGTCATATAATCATCGGCTATACGATTGTTCAGAATGTTATCGAGAGGTTGAATGTTTTGAGCCAGGAGAAGAAGTTGAATCTATTGCACTGTATACTCGCCCATCACGGTGAATACGAATACGGTTCACCAAAAAAACCCAAGACCAGGGAAGCTGTTTTGATAAACATGATAGATATGATGGATTCGAGGATGCAGCCCGTTTTGGATGCTAAAATAGACGATAGCACCGGCTGGAGCGAGATGATAAAGATAATAGGAAAGAGCATATATGCACCAAAGAAAGCACCCAAAGAGCTGTTGTAA
- a CDS encoding peptidylprolyl isomerase — MLRFICIKQKEKAMRLRMLIIAVVILFISPLSEAQLVDKIIATVNGKPITTYELQNLAGFYRTHNIKELLNSVIDDYLIEQYAKSMGIEVQDKDIEKYMENMAHANNLSMDEFLQKLKENHIDLEYYKKGVMLKLYRIKFARRLFLGSVRVSDEDVENYYKLHKDQFKNYSKVLKLDILTMNDKKTAEAVYRQLKNNKTFESIKTENKAVREEIRQIPINALNPYLQSKLLSLKPGEYTDIIESDGRYYIVKLLKIQSGDNLKEDIRNILIDQRVSAKLKSWLKMVRARSDIEVFSK, encoded by the coding sequence GTGTTGCGGTTTATTTGCATTAAACAAAAGGAGAAAGCTATGCGCTTGAGAATGTTAATTATTGCTGTGGTGATACTATTTATAAGTCCGCTATCCGAGGCACAGCTGGTGGACAAAATTATAGCAACGGTAAACGGCAAACCCATAACAACATACGAGCTGCAAAACCTGGCTGGATTTTACAGAACACACAACATAAAAGAACTCCTAAACAGCGTAATAGATGACTATTTGATAGAGCAGTATGCAAAGAGTATGGGTATAGAGGTGCAGGACAAAGACATAGAAAAATACATGGAGAACATGGCCCATGCCAACAACTTAAGCATGGATGAGTTTTTGCAGAAGCTGAAGGAAAACCACATAGATTTAGAGTATTACAAAAAGGGCGTTATGCTGAAGTTATACAGGATAAAGTTTGCAAGAAGGCTGTTTTTGGGCTCTGTTAGGGTCAGTGATGAGGATGTGGAAAACTATTACAAGTTGCACAAGGATCAGTTTAAAAATTACAGCAAGGTGCTAAAGCTGGACATTCTGACGATGAACGATAAAAAAACGGCCGAGGCTGTGTATAGGCAACTAAAGAACAACAAAACATTCGAATCCATCAAAACCGAAAACAAAGCAGTAAGAGAGGAGATCAGGCAAATTCCCATAAACGCACTCAACCCATACCTGCAGAGTAAGCTGTTAAGCCTAAAACCCGGTGAATATACAGACATCATAGAGTCAGACGGTAGGTATTACATAGTGAAGCTATTAAAGATCCAGAGCGGGGATAACCTAAAGGAAGACATAAGAAACATACTCATCGATCAGAGGGTTTCTGCAAAGCTAAAGAGCTGGCTGAAGATGGTCAGGGCCAGATCCGACATAGAAGTATTCTCAAAATGA
- the pdxA gene encoding 4-hydroxythreonine-4-phosphate dehydrogenase PdxA, which yields MSDNRPIIGVSMGDPAGIGVEVILKHMIYELTSKYRLAIFGNSDIFEYYMDKFNLALNINPIDDPSNIGKDYKDGELNIVEITDFDPKNLKIGTIDPECGRVAYESFTKTIDAALKDHIDAIVTAPINKEAMNLAGFKYPGHTEILAEKTKVRDFVMMLAAKRFRIALVTTHVALRDVPKLITKERVLKTIRIVNQDLKKWFGIKSPKIAVASLNPHNSEGGMMGDEEEKHINPAIKEAQSEGIAVEGTFSADTLFVKDRRGKYDCFISMYHDQGLAVLKALYFDTSVNITLGIPIIRTSPDHGTAFDIAGKFIADHKSFSEAVRQAYRMSRWKQKNS from the coding sequence ATGAGTGATAACAGACCCATTATTGGCGTTAGTATGGGTGATCCTGCAGGCATAGGCGTTGAGGTAATCCTAAAACACATGATCTATGAGTTAACATCCAAATACAGGCTTGCTATTTTTGGCAACTCAGACATATTCGAATACTATATGGACAAATTCAATCTCGCACTCAACATAAACCCCATAGATGATCCGTCAAACATAGGCAAAGATTACAAAGACGGTGAGTTAAACATCGTGGAGATTACCGATTTTGACCCCAAAAACCTAAAAATCGGCACGATAGACCCAGAATGCGGCAGGGTTGCCTATGAGAGCTTTACAAAGACCATAGATGCAGCCTTAAAGGACCACATAGACGCCATAGTGACAGCACCCATAAACAAGGAGGCAATGAACCTGGCGGGTTTTAAATATCCCGGCCATACAGAGATATTGGCAGAAAAGACAAAGGTAAGAGACTTTGTTATGATGCTGGCCGCCAAGCGCTTCAGAATAGCGCTTGTTACGACACATGTTGCCTTAAGGGATGTGCCAAAACTCATAACAAAGGAGAGGGTCTTAAAGACGATAAGGATAGTAAATCAAGACCTAAAGAAGTGGTTTGGTATCAAATCGCCAAAGATAGCCGTTGCCAGCCTAAACCCCCACAACTCAGAAGGCGGCATGATGGGGGATGAGGAGGAGAAACACATAAATCCGGCTATAAAAGAGGCCCAGTCCGAAGGCATAGCGGTGGAAGGCACATTTTCCGCCGATACGCTCTTTGTAAAGGATAGGCGGGGCAAATACGACTGCTTCATAAGCATGTATCACGACCAGGGGTTGGCCGTTTTAAAGGCGCTCTATTTTGACACAAGCGTCAACATAACACTCGGCATCCCCATTATCAGGACATCACCCGACCACGGGACGGCTTTTGATATTGCAGGCAAGTTCATAGCCGATCACAAGAGCTTCTCAGAGGCCGTAAGGCAGGCATACAGAATGTCTCGATGGAAGCAAAAAAACAGTTAG
- the tmk gene encoding dTMP kinase encodes MHQRKHPKSCCKYIAFEGIDGCGKSTQAELFVSFLKREGYGVYFTKEPSVEVFRDLLLNSNLTDKAKLFLFLADRAQGIAKIRQALNEGLIVVSDRSLYSTIAYQGFGIGVDVDFLKKANEIATGGLKPDVVFFIDIAIDEMKRRLRKPDSIESKSEDFFRRVRDGYLELSKMEKGFYLIDGSGSIEGVFDRVLGVWRRI; translated from the coding sequence ATGCACCAAAGAAAGCACCCAAAGAGCTGTTGTAAATATATAGCCTTTGAGGGGATAGACGGCTGTGGAAAATCAACGCAGGCCGAGTTGTTTGTGTCTTTCCTAAAAAGGGAAGGGTATGGCGTCTATTTTACCAAAGAGCCGTCGGTTGAGGTTTTTAGGGATCTGCTTCTAAACAGCAACCTAACGGATAAAGCAAAGCTCTTTCTGTTTTTGGCAGACAGGGCGCAGGGCATTGCTAAAATAAGACAGGCTTTGAATGAAGGGCTCATTGTTGTAAGCGACAGGAGTCTCTATTCCACCATAGCCTATCAGGGGTTTGGCATAGGCGTGGATGTGGATTTTTTGAAAAAGGCCAACGAGATTGCCACAGGGGGCTTAAAGCCCGATGTTGTCTTTTTTATAGATATTGCCATTGATGAGATGAAACGGAGGCTAAGAAAACCGGACAGCATCGAATCCAAAAGCGAGGATTTCTTCAGGCGGGTGAGGGATGGCTATCTTGAGTTGTCCAAAATGGAAAAAGGCTTTTACTTAATAGACGGCAGCGGCTCGATAGAGGGTGTGTTTGATAGGGTTTTGGGTGTATGGAGAAGGATTTAG
- a CDS encoding PSP1 domain-containing protein: protein MKIAIVEFMRVGQLYPYTYEGELKIGDRVIAEYERGLGMGKVVKLLENDVIDEDIRPIVRKATEEDFKVYQENKGIEEEAFKVCKKEIEDLQLNMKLVKVDCMMDRKKIVFYFTSPTRVDFRTLVKRLAAVFKTRIEMRQIGVRDEARIIGGLGLCGDELCCARFLRTFNPVSMKMTKEQNLNINVKKISGACGRLMCCLWYEHETYEEFLKIAPPMDSMGKAGDVEGKVVYINPIKKTVILRTQEGLMVEVPADDVKVTSPPPREEAKEYERGAES from the coding sequence ATGAAGATAGCGATAGTTGAGTTCATGCGTGTTGGTCAGTTATACCCCTATACCTATGAGGGTGAGCTTAAGATAGGCGATCGGGTCATTGCAGAATACGAGCGTGGCCTTGGTATGGGCAAGGTGGTAAAGCTTTTGGAGAACGATGTTATAGATGAGGATATAAGGCCAATAGTTAGAAAGGCCACCGAGGAGGATTTTAAGGTATATCAAGAGAACAAGGGGATAGAGGAGGAGGCCTTTAAGGTCTGTAAAAAGGAGATAGAGGATCTGCAGCTGAATATGAAGCTTGTCAAGGTCGACTGTATGATGGACAGAAAGAAGATCGTCTTTTACTTTACATCGCCCACCAGGGTCGATTTCAGGACGCTGGTTAAAAGGTTGGCCGCCGTGTTTAAGACCCGCATAGAGATGAGGCAGATAGGCGTTAGGGACGAGGCAAGGATTATCGGTGGCCTGGGTTTGTGTGGCGATGAGCTGTGTTGTGCTCGTTTCTTGCGCACATTCAATCCCGTATCGATGAAGATGACCAAGGAGCAGAATCTAAACATAAATGTGAAGAAGATATCTGGTGCATGCGGCAGGCTCATGTGCTGTCTGTGGTATGAGCATGAAACATACGAGGAGTTTTTAAAGATAGCACCGCCTATGGATTCAATGGGTAAGGCCGGCGATGTTGAGGGTAAGGTGGTCTATATCAACCCGATAAAGAAGACCGTTATATTGAGAACGCAGGAAGGGCTTATGGTTGAGGTGCCTGCCGACGATGTTAAGGTTACATCGCCTCCACCCAGGGAGGAGGCAAAAGAATATGAAAGGGGAGCGGAGTCATGA